A region from the Coffea eugenioides isolate CCC68of chromosome 9, Ceug_1.0, whole genome shotgun sequence genome encodes:
- the LOC113782902 gene encoding probable serine/threonine-protein kinase PBL23, producing the protein MRKAPLKASKSSINDLKISKKYDDSDALSTIVRSVSLNTGPSKQRTVAEDILRYGHVKVAAEVFTFRELAAATDNFNSELLVGEGGFGRVYMGRLKKTDQVVAVKQLDRNGLQGNREFLAEVLTLSLVHHPNLVNLIGYCADGRQRILVYEYMRNGSLEDHLFDIPPHKKPLDWFTRMKIAKGAAQGLEYLHDTANPQIIYRDLKASNILLDDEFNPKLSDFGLAKLGPTGDKDHVSTRVMGTYGYCAPEYAMTGQLTTKSDIYSFGVVLLEIITGRRAIDNTRPTAEQNLISWAKPYFKDRRQFTFLADPLLEGDYPVKCLHQAVAVAAMCLQDEASTRPFIGDVVTALEYLAMRLYNQNTETISEVYLSRKTRTSHKNNITNLKPTTAQEMSNATCNVILLIKLKDALFK; encoded by the exons ATGAGGAAGGCACCTTTGAAAGCATCTAAGAGTTCTATCAACGACTTGAAGATCTCCAAGAAATATGATGACTCTGATGCATTGTCCACCATTGTCAGAAGTGTTTCTCTGAATACAG GCCCTAGTAAACAAAGAACAGTAGCTGAGGACATACTTCGTTATGGACATGTTAAAGTTGCAGCAGAGGTATTCACATTTCGCGAACTCGCAGCTGCAACAGACAATTTCAATTCTGAACTACTGGTGGGAGAAGGAGGATTTGGAAGGGTCTATATGGGACGCCTCAAGAAAACCGATCAA GTTGTTGCAGTCAAGCAACTTGACAGGAATGGACTTCAAGGAAATAGGGAGTTTCTAGCAGAAGTTCTGACACTAAGCCTTGTTCACCACCCAAACCTCGTAAATCTCATAGGGTATTGTGCTGATGGCCGCCAAAGAATTTTGGTCTACGAGTACATGCGTAATGGATCACTAGAAGATCACCTGTTTG ATATTCCTCCACATAAGAAACCTCTAGATTGGTTTACTCGGATGAAAATAGCTAAAGGTGCAGCACAAGGACTTGAGTACTTGCACGACACAGCCAACCCACAAATCATCTATCGCGATCTAAAAGCATCTAACATCTTATTAGATGATGAGTTTAATCCTAAGCTCTCTGATTTTGGACTTGCTAAGTTAGGTCCAACAGGAGACAAAGATCATGTCTCCACCAGGGTAATGGGGACGTATGGCTACTGTGCTCCAGAGTATGCAATGACAGGCCAACTGACGACGAAATCTGACATCTATAGTTTTGGGGTGGTCTTGTTGGAGATCATCACAGGAAGGAGAGCCATCGATAATACAAGGCCTACAGCAGAGCAGAACCTGATTTCTTGG GCAAAACCTTATTTTAAAGATAGAAGACAATTTACATTCCTGGCTGACCCTTTGCTGGAAGGGGATTACCCTGTAAAGTGTCTTCATCAAGCTGTTGCTGTTGCGGCTATGTGCCTCCAAGATGAAGCTAGCACCAGGCCTTTCATTGGCGATGTTGTTACTGCTCTCGAGTATCTAGCCATGAG GCTCTACAATCAAAACACAGAAACGATATCAGAAGTTTATCTGTCCAGGAAAACAAGAACATCGCATAAAAATAATATAACCAACTTAAAACCAACAACAGCTCAAGAAATGAGCAATGCGACTTGCAATGTAATACTCTTGATAAAACTGAAAGATGCTTTATTCAAATAG
- the LOC113782903 gene encoding uncharacterized protein LOC113782903: MAVYRQTIYSVSNITSKLPEQMGTGAPVEVGTRGTVGSLLKKEIEYFRRLEVDCCGSSVQPQRHVQDFTSTGIKSWPSFRFLNLTWRRKKRRGGTGSGVRPGMCSMVEVSDSHRLGEFPRFSYRNLRADMKEFEV; the protein is encoded by the coding sequence ATGGCAGTGTACAGACAAACGATATACAGTGTGAGCAACATAACTAGCAAGTTGCCTGAACAAATGGGTACAGGTGCTCCAGTTGAAGTTGGCACAAGGGGGACGGTAGGATCACTTCTCAAGAAGGAGATTGAGTATTTCCGAAGACTGGAAGTAGACTGCTGTGGAAGCTCTGTACAACCTCAGAGACATGTCCAGGACTTCACATCCACTGGAATTAAATCCTGGCCTAGTTTCAGGTTCTTGAATTTGACAtggaggaggaagaaaagaagaggagGTACAGGTTCTGGTGTGCGACCAGGCATGTGCTCAATGGTGGAAGTATCCGACAGCCATCGATTGGGTGAATTTCCTCGGTTCAGTTATAGAAATCTCAGAGCTGATATGAAGGAGTTTGAGGTCTAG